TGTGGATGTTTTATAATTTACctgttttcctatttttgtcATCAACAGCACGTTTGTCTGTCCTACCGAGATTATTGCATTTAGTGATCGTATCCAAGATTTTAAAGCACTGAACACGGAAGTTGTGGGTGTTTCGGTAGATTCACACTTCTCGCATCTTGCATGGGTTAACACGCCACGGAAGGCAGGCGGGCTTGGTAAGCTGGAATATCCGTTGCTGGCAGACCTCACGAAGAAAATATCGGCCGATTACGGCGTGCTGCTGGAGGAGGGTATATCCCTACGCGGTTTATTCATCATCGACCCAAACGGCGTTGTGCGTCAGATAACGATTAACGATTTGCCGGTCGGACGGTCAGTTGACGAAACCATAAGATTGATCAAAGCATTCCAGTTTGTTGAAAAGCACGGAGAAGTGTGTCCGGCCAACTGGGAACCGAACGCAAATGCCGCCACAATCAAACCAAATCCGAAAGAGTCGCgcgaatattttgaaaaacaaaataaatagattTTGTTGAGATGTATTTGCACAATACGAAATACAGGTGATTAAAAGCGGAGTCTCGAAcacttattttgtttgttcagaTAGTGTAAGACATCTATCTACTTCTCCCTGCTTTTGTTACGTAATTTCCATTTCATAGGTTTAGTTGGTGCCTAACTGTGTGGATACAGTCATAATTGATAGATTGCTTTGTAAACgctatttttctatttcatttaattaccTTTACGAAATTATCAACTACTCAAATCATAAGCTGCTCCTACATACTAGCCATGGAACAAATTGCTTAGGTAGATTCACGCTCATGAAACACTATTCGCtaagattatttattttgttttattttcgtaccTTCTGAATATGCTCGTTATAGATGACCATTTCTAATTCAATTCCCAACCACTGGTTAATTATTGACATTACCAATTTTGTTGTCCGCCCGTTTCAAGAGCTGTGCCTGTACCACACACACAGCTGCATAAAATAACGCAACATTCGTCATCCCGGTACGCGGTTGTGAAATAGTCGAGTCATAATCGTCAAACTGCAAAGTAACTTTCGGCAAGATAACGAGACTAATCTTAAGAGGAGTACACACATccgctttatttattttcttcgtaccatttgattttatcgcgCCGGGAAAAGTTACCTCTCAGTCAAGTCGCCACAAGCAGACAGTCAGTTGTTTAGCGAACGAACTAAAATGCAGAAGTCGGAGATAGTGAAAGTAGCTGGTGCAGTTGTACTACCTCAGCTTGGTGGTTTTGTTAATGGCTATCTAACCAAAACGCAAATCGATGGTTGGTACAGAAATCTCAATTTTCCCTCGTTCCGACCACCGAACTGGGTATTTGGACCTGTTTGGACATCCTTGTACGCTGGCATGGGCTATGCCTCGTACTTGGTCTGGAAAACTGGTGGCGGCTTCGATGGAGCGGCGAGAGGACCACTGATCCTGTACGGCACGCAGCTGGCATTAAACTGGGCCTGGACGCCGATATTTTTCGGCATGCATCAACTCAAATGGGTACGCCAACATTCGCATAAACTGATATCTGTCTTACCCCTAGTTAATCAAACAATTAACCATTAtctttttccattatttttcattgaatcGTCCATAGAGCGTTGTTGAGATACTTGCACTAACTGGATCTGTGGCTGCTACCGGCGTGGCTTTCTATCAGGTTAACAAACTGGCAGGATACCTCTTTGTTCCCTACTTTGCCTGGTGTGCATTTGCCAGCGTGTTGAATTACAGcatttataaattaaatccCCCTAAAGAATCCACTGCGACGATTGAGGAAGTGCACGAAAAGAGCAACTAATCTTTACAAGTTTGACCTTTTGGTGGGAGATTTTTAAATTGGAGTATTATGACTACCCTTTCAATAAAATGCGAACGAAAATTTCATTGAGCAGTGGGTTTACGGCAATAATTACAACCAATCGATACAGTGGTAGAAATATAAATTCCGACAATAGTACTTCATCAAGATATCTGACAAAATAGAATAGaaccaaataaattattaccCTGGTTGGAGCAGATCCAGAACCATTTGTTTAACAACTTACTGGCAATCAAACTGAACTGCATGAATTTGGCGATACGTGCTTAGAACTTATGAGGTCGGACAACCTTTTCCGGATCGAATAATTTTGAGTCGTTCAGAAAATCTACGGCTGTGTGGTAGGTTGGCATAAAACCAACGTTTTGTGCCTTGATGATCTGCATAATCCCGTAATATGCTTTCCATACAGACGACCAATGTACAGGCTCTGGAATTGGGATAGGGAGATGGTTGGTCATTTTTATAGCACGGATTGATATCAATC
This region of Anopheles coustani chromosome X, idAnoCousDA_361_x.2, whole genome shotgun sequence genomic DNA includes:
- the LOC131269779 gene encoding peroxiredoxin-2: MSFISRNLIQACLRVSSGVGFRQSSLMHTSRVLAAAQVQKPAPSFKGTAVINNDFREIKLEDYRGKYLVLFFYPLDFTFVCPTEIIAFSDRIQDFKALNTEVVGVSVDSHFSHLAWVNTPRKAGGLGKLEYPLLADLTKKISADYGVLLEEGISLRGLFIIDPNGVVRQITINDLPVGRSVDETIRLIKAFQFVEKHGEVCPANWEPNANAATIKPNPKESREYFEKQNK
- the LOC131269780 gene encoding translocator protein, which encodes MQKSEIVKVAGAVVLPQLGGFVNGYLTKTQIDGWYRNLNFPSFRPPNWVFGPVWTSLYAGMGYASYLVWKTGGGFDGAARGPLILYGTQLALNWAWTPIFFGMHQLKWSVVEILALTGSVAATGVAFYQVNKLAGYLFVPYFAWCAFASVLNYSIYKLNPPKESTATIEEVHEKSN